A segment of the Terribacillus aidingensis genome:
CGAAACCGGCAGGTCCTTGGAGGATGATGTTTTCACCCATTGCTTCGAACACTGGGAGGACAGCTTGAAACGCATCTGCTTCACCGCCGACCATGATGGCTAGTTTTCCGTTCTGCGCGCCAATATCTCCTCCTGAGACAGGAGCATCCAATGCGAAGATACCATTATCTTTTGCTTCAGTATGGATTTCCTCTGCAAGAGCTGGCTTCGAGGTCGTCATATCAATTACATAGGTGCCCGGGCGTGCGTGATGAATAATGCCGTTTTCGCCAAAGTAGACTTCCCGAACATCGCTAGGGTAGCCAACCATCGTAATTACTGCATCCACACTGGCAGCGAGGCTTGCAGGTGTATCGTGCCAAACTGCTCCAGCATCAATCAATTCTTCTGCTTTCGCTTTCGTTCGCGTATAGACCGCCAGTTCAAAGCCTGCCTGCATCAAATTGCGACTCATGCTTTTTCCCATAACGCCTGTGCCGATGAATCCTACTTTCTTGATAGTTCCCATATAATCCCTCCTTAGCATGCACTTTTATCGTACCTTTAAGCTTCAGGAATGTCGAGTACTGGTGATAGAATCATGAAAAATCACAAACAATTTTTCGACAGCGAAAAACCTCGAAAGACGGCAGTTTCTTTTTTGCGACAGATTGTGAAATGAGGCAGTTGAAAAAGATAGAGATTGAAAGAGTTATGGATATATGGTAAAGTCATTTATACAACATCTTGTTAGTGAAGACATAATTAAACACTATATATAGTTTCGAAGGCGAGCAAGCCGGGTATCGATAGTAGATGAAGAAATCGCTTCATTTGCTTGATAGACAGTGTTCTCAGACACTTTTTATTTGTCGATTCTGATCTATGTTACTACTGTATCTAGTAGGACAGACAGAAGAGACAGTTTCCTGGTAGTTGCTCACTTTGTGCGTTTAGGGGAAAGAAGTACTTACAATTACACCTGTATTTTGGAGGAGGAAGTTTCAACATGTTAGATACGACACAAACAGTCAATTGGAAAGAGCATGTGGCAGCCGTGCTCGAATCACGCTTTGCAGAAGCTGATGCAAAACATCTGATTCAATATGGTGAACGCCTGATGGATCAGAAGGCTTGGTCATCAGATAAAGAGTGGTTGAACCAACTTATATTGGAAGGCTTGTCACAGCTGGATGAAGAAGAGCCGCAATGGACATACATCGCTGCCAGCCTGTATCTTGAACAGCTTTATTTCCAAGCATCACAAAACCGAGGTTACAATTTCGAAGAGAAATACGGATCATTCTACAGCTTGATTCAGCAATTGACTGAGATCGGTATCTATAACAAATTCCTTCTCGACACATACAGTGAAGAGGAAATCAATCATTTCCATAGCTTGATCGACTACAAGAAAGACGGACTGTTCACATACATCGGTCTGCGTACGCTGGCAGATCGTTATCTTGCGACCGACCATAAAGGCGGAACATATGAGCTTCCGCAGGAGAGATTCATGATCATCGCAATGACAGTCATGAGCAAAGAGCCTAAGGAAACGCGCAAAGAGCTTGTAACAGAAGCTTACTGGGCATTAAGCAATCTTTATATGACAGTCGCTACACCAACATTGTCTAACTCAGGTAAGAGTTATGGTCAGCTTTCCAGCTGCTTCATTGATACAGTCGATGACAGCCTGCAAGGAATCTTCGACAGCAATACAGACATCGCCAACCTTTCAAAAAACGGAGGCGGTATCGGTGTTTATCTAGGTAAGATCCGCAGCCGAGGCAGTGCGATCAAAGGGTTCGAAGGTGCATCTTCTGGTGTGCTTCCTTGGATGAAACAGCTTAACAATACTGCAGTTAGTGTGGACCAGCTTGGTCAGCGTAAAGGTGCGATTGCCACATATCTTGATATTTGGCATAAAGACATCTTCCCATTCCTTGACGCGAAGCTGAATAACGGTGATGAGCGTCAGCGTACACATGATTTGTTCACTGGTGTCTGCCTGCCAGATATCTTCATGGAACAAGTACAATCTCGCGGTAATTGGTATCTATTCGATCCGCATGAAGTTCGACGTGTCATGGGCTTTTCTTTGGAAGATTTCTATGATGAGACTAGAGGCGATGGTTCCTTCCGTGAGAAGTACTGGGCTTGTGTAGAGAATCCAGACCTGCATAAGGAAGAGATTCCAGCTATCAATGTGATGAAACGTATCCTGCGCAGCCAGCTGGAAACGGGCGGACCGTTCATGTTCTACCGGGATGAAGTAAACCGTCAGAATGCCAATAAGCATGCTGGTATGATTTATTCCAGTAACCTCTGTACGGAAATCATGCAAAACCAAAGCCCGACTATCATGACAGAACAAGTCACTCAAGATGGTAAAATCATCATTACAAAAGAACCGGGTGACTTCGTTGTGTGTAACCTGTCCTCCATCTCTTTGGCTAAGGCAGTTACAGAAGATGTCCTGGAACGCCTGATTCCGATTCAGGTTCGTATGCTGGACAATGTTATTGATTTGAATACAATTCCTGTTTTGCAAGCTCAGATCACAAACCAGAAATACCGTGCTATTGGACTAGGAACGTTTGGATGGCATCACTTGCTTGCATTGAAACAAATCGATTGGGAAAGTGATGAAGCTGTAGCGTATGCAGATGAACTTTATGAGAAAATTGCTTACCTGACAATTCGATCCAGCATGGAAATTGCGAAGGAAAAAGGTGTTTACCCTGTTTTCGAAGGTTCCGACTGGGCAGATGGAAGCTATTTTGATAATAAAGGCTACACAACCGGCGATTCCGAACTAGACTGGAAAGGCCTGCAGGAGCAGGTGAAAGAGAATGGTATGCGTAACGCGTACTTGATGGCGGTAGCGCCGAACTCTTCTACTGCATTGATTGCAGGAAGCACAGCTACGACAGATCCGATCTTCAGTAAGTTCTATTCTGAAGAGAAGAAGGACTATAAAATTCCGGTTACTGCACCTGATTTGAATGAAGAAACAGATCGCTTCTATAAATCCGCTTATGAAATCGATCAGCAGTGGAGCGTGAAGCAAAATGCAGCGCGCCAAAAGCATATCGATCAGGCGATTTCTTTCAATATGTATGTTCCGAATTCCATCAAAGCAAAAGAATTGCTTGATTTGCATATTGCTGTTTGGGATTCTGGTATTAAGACATCTTATTATTTGCGTTCTACATCCAACTAATACAAAAGGGACCTTGTTTTACAGGGTCCCTTTTTCTATGCGCTTGACTTGTTCATTTCCGAAGACTGCTGCTGGCTTCTCGTTCTCTAAATATAAACAGGCATCCTCATCTATGCCATACCCGAAAGGGATGTCGTGTTGATGAAGACCGGCAAGGATATTCGGCTCATCCTGCCATTGAGAAAAATGGACACTGATTAGCTGATTAGAAAGAATGCCGAGTCCAGGTCCGCTCCAAGCGCGGTTATTGTCCGTATCGTGTGGGGACAGCAGGACGGTTTCAGGCATAAGCAATGCTCCCGCGCTATTGCCAGCCAGCGGTGTACCTGCAGCATATTTTTCTCTTAACAGCCCCTTGAATGGTTGTTTGGTGTAGATGCTATAGTATGTTTCCGAATGACCGCCTCCAATGAAAATGCCTGTAGCACTTGTGATAATCTCAGCCGATTTTGCTATATCCAATTCACCTTTTTCATTCGGTACGATCACGGATACATTGCTCTCATGAACTCCTTGGGCAATCCAGTGACTTGTATAACGGGGCAGGAATGCTTCCCAGCCTTTTCGATATACAATCAATAATGCGATATGAGCGCTTTCCCCGCCTGCTGCTTTGGCAAAGTGGACATTCGCTTCTTCCTGCGAGGTATTTCCTCCGAGCAGGTACAGTCTTCTGGTTTGCATAAAGTATCGCCTCCATTTTCCTGATTATACAATATGTCCCGTCTTAATAGAGATGGGTTTTATGTCACATACTACTGACAGCAGGAAATGAACAGGAGGAAAGTGCATGGTCAGACAAGAGACATTGAATGCCTGTAAAGAAATGCTTGAGAATCGTTTGCAGGAATTGAAACAGGCGCTGAAGGACCATTTTGGTGTCGAGATGTCCTACACAAAGGATGCTATGGGTGAGCTGAGCAACTATGATAATCACCCTGGAGATACAGCAACGGAGCTATATGAGCGGGAGAAGGATATCGCGCTGAATGATCATCTGGAGCAGGAGATGAAGGACGTCCAAGCTGCCCTGAAAAGAATAGAAGATGGATCCTTTGGGATTTGTATGAAATCAGGAAAACAGATTCCGGAAGAACGTCTGCTGGCGATGCCGACAGCAGAAACGCTTGTGGAGTACAAGCCGCAGAGAATGACACTGCATGACCGCCCAGCCGAGGAAGCTGTCATCCATCCTCGTCTCGAAGATTTGGAAGGAAAAGATGACGAAGAAGACACGGAGCATAATTTCTATGATGGAGAGGATGCCTTGCAGGATCTGCAAGCGTATGGCTCATCCGAAACGCCTTCCGATTTCGTCAATACAGAAAAAGATTATGATTATATGGCTGTAAATTCCGATGAAGAGGTGGGCGGAGCACAGGATATCGAGAATTTCCTGCTTGCCGACATGGATGGGAAGTTTGATGGAGTAAACGAGGATCATGAGAAGTATGAGGATTATCTGGAGGATGCAGACGTTAAATCCATTCTCTATGACGAGTAAAAAGAGCTGGGCACACTTGCCCAGCTCTTTTGCTGTACATAGAAACTTGCATACATGCTTATCCGGCGGAATACGTTGTACTACAAGCTACGTATTCTAATAAAGGGGTTGAAGCATGTTGACAGAAGCATGGACTTCAAGATTTTTCAAGCATGATGATCGTAAGGAACGCGATTTTGTGCTTAAATTACCGGATGCTTGGTGGAGCCGCAGCTATGAATATGGATGGGCGGCTTCTTTTGTAGAAGCGGATGATATCGTATTGGATGCTGCATCAGGAATCAGCCATCCGTTTAAGTTTCATTTAGCAGCTTCAGCTAAAACAGTATATGCATGTGATATAGATAGCAGGATTACAGATGATCAGGCGATTCTGGAGGATGTGACCAAGGATTTTGGCCCGGAGGAAACGGCGCGTTTACCTGAAGACCTGCTCCGGAATATCCATCGTGCTGAAGCTAATCTGACATCATTGCCCTATGAGGATGCATTTTTCGATAAAATCTTCTGTATCTCGGTGATGGAGCACCTGGATGTTAGCGTGCAAAAACGTGCTTGGGAGCAATTCAGCCGTATTTTGAAACCGGACGGTTATGTCATCATGACATTCGACTATCCAACAGTCGATATTAGTATTCTAGAAACATTGGCGGAGCTTGGGGGCTTTGAATATGCCGGACCAGTTGAATCGGAAATGCCTGCAGATGCGCTATTCAATGATCAGTGGGGACGACTGTATTGCTACCGAGCTATCTTTCGAAAGAAGAAACCTCCTTCCACTTGATTAACTTCGGATCAGGATCCAAAATGCTTTCATATTGCGCCTTCTGGCCATAGATTGCTTCTGGATCCTGCTGGCGATAGCGTTCGTATTTTCGTATGCGATCCTCCGCTCTGGCCCAGCCAAAATGCTTGATACGGACGTTGCTGATGCCATTCGGCAGCTGAAAGATATTTTCCGGGAAGCGACCGCAATGAACAGGTGTTTCCCGCCATTCATATGGAAATACGGGCTGATAGCGCAGCAGGAATGGACGGTAAAATAGATGTGCTTGCCAGTACTGATCCTCCCGGTAACGCTCTTCATCCCAGAAATCGAATAAGCGGAATGAATAAAGATCGAGATCAGCTTGATTCAGCAGCTGGTCTTTTTCTTTGAGGAAAACGTTATCCAGTACTTCATCCGCATCGAGATTCAGAATCCAATCAGGTTCCGCTGCAATTGTTGCCTGCCACTGCTGTTTCCGCAGCTCTATTTCGTTGCTGAATCCGGACTGGGGATTTTCGATCAATGTCAGCGGAACGTCATACTCCCTGCAAAGCTTCCGGCAAATGGCTGCTGTATTATCTGTACTATGATCATCAATGATGACGGCCTGATCAACTGCGGGAAGAGAAGATCGCAGCGAACGCTCTAGATAGCGTCCGGATTCATTTTTGACAATCATGGATAGAGTGAGGGTATTACTGGTATCCTTCGTAATGCGATAGTTATGCCCAGGCCAGTTATGCTCCCATCTGAATGCAGGGAGCTTTGCAAGATCCGTCTTGCGGTAAAGGTGAAAGGCAGGGTAATGTGTATCGACAAATAGCGAGATGCCGAGTGCTGCTGCACGAATACAAAAGTGGCGATCTTCTCCCCAAAAGGAGAGATTAGGTATTTCCCCGAAATGGACTCCCTTATTTAAAGCTTCCCTGGTGATAAGAGTACAAGCACCCAATCCTCCTACTTCATATGTTCCTGGTTTCCGCATCTGTTCCAGAAATTCCTGGTGCCGTGCTGCACGTTCTGTATCCGATAAAGATTCGCCGCGGTGGTGGGTGAATTGTTCATATTCATCCATTAACCAGACTTGGGGAAGAGCCTGCGTGCCAGGCTGCCATTGGGTCCAGAAAATACAGGAAATGATATCTTTTTGACTGGCTAGTAATTTTTCCAATGTGGCCGGGTGGAGTACAATATCGGAATCGACAAAAAAGATATAATCCATTTTCTGCTCGACCGCATAGGAAATGATTTTATTCTTCAGTGCTGCCACTTTCCAAATAAGAGCTTCTGTCCAGTAGTGGGTGTGTTCATCCTTCTGATAGGAATCTGTGGTTTCGGATGGGAGGATGACAGCATCATGTTCTGCAGCGAAAGCGGAAAGTAAGGAGCTCGATTTTGGATCATCATTATCATCGATGAAGCAGTAGAAAATCGATGATTCTGTTGTTTGCAGTCTGTTGAGGGAATCCAAATAGGCAGCTAATATGTCGGGGTCTTGTTTTACAGTTGTGCCGATCAATACGGTTTGCATGCACCATGCTCCTTTATGTAGTCTGTTAATAATATATCTTTTAAGAGCGTGGATGTGCCTGTATAGTTACTCTAACCACATGCAGGAACTGATCCTGTGAGGCTGCTAACGGCGGAACGGATTGGATATCGTACCACCGATAACGGAAGACCAATCCGTTATCAGCTCCATTTCCAAAGACACGATGATCCCATGCGTCAGGTAGCTGCTGCTTTATTAGTATCAAAAAGAAATGCCGGTGCTGGAGCTCGTGCTTGTCTGGATGGAGGAATGGTGCACTAGCGACCAATTCACCATCAGGCAAATCACGCAATCCAGACTCTTCGAAGATCTCTCTATGCAATGCGGTTAACAAGTTTTCACCGGGGGCGACTGTACCTCCTGGAATCTGTAACCCTGCCTCGGGGAAATCCATGTGTTCATGGACGAGCATGTGATAGGTATTATTACGGTTGGATAGGATGTAAGCTAGAACTTTATCAACCAAATTATTCCGCCTCCATTCATGATTATATACAAAAAAAGCGGTCACCTGTGCAGTTGGGTGATCGCTTTTTTGTGTAAGCTCTGGGGGGAGCGTAGTCGACCGCAAAATGACATTTTGGGGATATCATGTTTTTGTTAAGGGTGCGGCCGTCATCTATCTGATCAATAAGCAACGCTTATTGTTATTGTTGCTGCTGTTGTTGTGTAGATTGATCTGACTGTGTTGTTTGTTCCTTCGCTAATGTAAGTTTCGTTGTTTCTTTGTTTCCGTCACGGTAATACGTAACAGTTACTTCGTCGCCGATATTTTTATCGGAATACAGGTAAGAGCGTAAGTCGACCATGCTCGTAATGTCCTGGTCGTCGATTTTCGTAACAACATCGTATTGCTGCAGACCAGCATCTGCTGCCGGAGAGCTTTCCACTACCTGAGCAAGCACAACACCTTGAGTCACGTCTTCAGGAAGGTTCAACGTTTGCTGCGCATTTACTTGCGGTACTTGATCGAGGCTGACTGCGCCGATACCGATGTAAGGACGTTCAACTTTGCCTGTAGATTCAAGTTGATTGATGATTGGTTTAGCTACATCAATCGGAATAGCAAAACCAATACCCTCGACTTCTTCTTGGGCAATCTTCATAGAGTTGATACCGATGATTTCACCGTTTGCATTTATCAAGGCACCACCGCTGTTACCAGGGTTAATAGCAGCATCTGTTTGTAATACTTCTGTTACCCAGTCCTCTGTACCATCATTATTGGAATCTACCGCTACAGAACGATCCAGTCCGCTGATGATACCTTGCGTCACAGAACCTGCAAATTCAGCACCTAATGGGTTACCGATCGCAATCGCTTGCTGTCCGACTGTCAGATCATCCGAAGTACCGAATGTGGCTACCTGATCTACATTTGTTCCGTCAATTTCCAATACAGCTAAGTCGCTGATTTCATCAGATCCCAGCAAGGTTGCTTTTTCCTTCTGTCCGTTGGAAAGGGTTACTTCCAAGCTGGATGCTCCGTCGACAACGTGATGGTTGGTCACAACGTATGCTTTGCCACCTTCTTTTTTATAGATGACGCCTGATCCAGATCCAGCTTCCTCGGATTCGGAGAATAAATCAGCCTGCTGCAGATTCTCTACTCCTACTACCGCCGCAGAAGCGTCCTGTATAGCATTGGTCAGATTTTCCGTACTTGTTTGTGTAGCCAATGCCTGGTTACTTGATTTTGTTGTTGATGTATTGTTCGTTCCCATAGTTGCCGGGCTTGCTGCATTGGAACCAAAGGATATGACATTTGTGAATACAAGCACTGCAACGATTGCAAGAACTAAAACCCCGCCTGCAATTCCGCTGACGAAGCTTGTCCATACCTTGCCTTTTTGTTTCGGCTGCTGCGGCTGATTGATTGGTTCATCTACTTGAATCGCTTGGCTGTATTTCGGAGATTCTTCTTCAGTCTCGGAACCTTTATTCGTTTCATCCGGGTAGGAGTTTTCCTGTTCATATGAAGAAGAGTGCTGATCATCTGGATACTCATTGTATGGTTTGTCATTGTCTCTGTTCATGTAAGGCACCTCTTTCGTGTTGTGTGTTCGTCGTTCTATACTACTCATTCTACTGTCTGGATTTGGCATCTTTTCGGAGCAATTATGTAAAATATGTGGAATGGACAAATAGCAGGAAAGTCTTTTCTTTTTGCGATTTTGTGGGAAAATAACCGTAGAGAGGAAAGGAGTACGATCAAATGTCACATCATATAATCGTTGTCGAAGACGATAAAAATATAAGAAATATAGTAGAAGCTTATCTGAAAAAGGAGGGCTATCAAATCAGCGTGGCGGAAACTGCAGAGCTTGCGCTTGAGATTGCGGATAAAGAAACGCCGGACATGTGGATCATGGATATCATGCTTCCGGGAATGGATGGATACGCACTTTGCAACAAAATCCGTCAAACGAGCGAAGTGCCGATCATCATCATTTCTGCGAAGGATGAAGAAATCGACAGAATCCTCGGCTTGGAGCTTGGCGGAGATGATTACCTGACCAAACCTTTCAGCCCTAGGGAATTGGTTGCGCGTGTGAAACGTTTATTTAAGAGATGGAACCCCAAAACAAACCAGGAACCACAGCCGGCTAAACAAATGGATCTCCAAGCGGGGGACTTGCAGCTGCAATTAGGAGAACGGCGTGTTTACTGGCATGAAGCAGAAGTAGAAGTGACAGCGAAAGAATTCGAAATGTTAGTCATCCTTGTGCAGAATCCGAACCGAGCCTTTTCACGTGATGAATTGCTTACACAAGTGTGGGGAGAAGATTATTTCGGCAGTGATCGTGCTGTAGATGATTTAGTAAAACGACTCCGCAAGAAAATGGACGGCATTCCGATTGAAACGGTTTGGGGCTTTGGATACCGGTTCAGAATGAGCGAAGCATGAGACTGAAAACACAACTGAACATTGCCTTTACGACTTTGCTTATTATTGT
Coding sequences within it:
- a CDS encoding NAD(P)-dependent oxidoreductase; its protein translation is MGTIKKVGFIGTGVMGKSMSRNLMQAGFELAVYTRTKAKAEELIDAGAVWHDTPASLAASVDAVITMVGYPSDVREVYFGENGIIHHARPGTYVIDMTTSKPALAEEIHTEAKDNGIFALDAPVSGGDIGAQNGKLAIMVGGEADAFQAVLPVFEAMGENIILQGPAGFGQHTKLINQVTIASNMVGVCEAIAYAEHAGMDPSKVLQSITTGAAGSFSLSNLAPRMIKGDYDPGFYVKHFIKDMKLALEAAKEMGMTTPGLELSLSLYERLAENGDEDLGTQALIKLFTKKA
- a CDS encoding ribonucleoside-diphosphate reductase subunit alpha, whose amino-acid sequence is MLDTTQTVNWKEHVAAVLESRFAEADAKHLIQYGERLMDQKAWSSDKEWLNQLILEGLSQLDEEEPQWTYIAASLYLEQLYFQASQNRGYNFEEKYGSFYSLIQQLTEIGIYNKFLLDTYSEEEINHFHSLIDYKKDGLFTYIGLRTLADRYLATDHKGGTYELPQERFMIIAMTVMSKEPKETRKELVTEAYWALSNLYMTVATPTLSNSGKSYGQLSSCFIDTVDDSLQGIFDSNTDIANLSKNGGGIGVYLGKIRSRGSAIKGFEGASSGVLPWMKQLNNTAVSVDQLGQRKGAIATYLDIWHKDIFPFLDAKLNNGDERQRTHDLFTGVCLPDIFMEQVQSRGNWYLFDPHEVRRVMGFSLEDFYDETRGDGSFREKYWACVENPDLHKEEIPAINVMKRILRSQLETGGPFMFYRDEVNRQNANKHAGMIYSSNLCTEIMQNQSPTIMTEQVTQDGKIIITKEPGDFVVCNLSSISLAKAVTEDVLERLIPIQVRMLDNVIDLNTIPVLQAQITNQKYRAIGLGTFGWHHLLALKQIDWESDEAVAYADELYEKIAYLTIRSSMEIAKEKGVYPVFEGSDWADGSYFDNKGYTTGDSELDWKGLQEQVKENGMRNAYLMAVAPNSSTALIAGSTATTDPIFSKFYSEEKKDYKIPVTAPDLNEETDRFYKSAYEIDQQWSVKQNAARQKHIDQAISFNMYVPNSIKAKELLDLHIAVWDSGIKTSYYLRSTSN
- a CDS encoding Type 1 glutamine amidotransferase-like domain-containing protein; translated protein: MQTRRLYLLGGNTSQEEANVHFAKAAGGESAHIALLIVYRKGWEAFLPRYTSHWIAQGVHESNVSVIVPNEKGELDIAKSAEIITSATGIFIGGGHSETYYSIYTKQPFKGLLREKYAAGTPLAGNSAGALLMPETVLLSPHDTDNNRAWSGPGLGILSNQLISVHFSQWQDEPNILAGLHQHDIPFGYGIDEDACLYLENEKPAAVFGNEQVKRIEKGTL
- a CDS encoding yteA family sporulation protein, which produces MVRQETLNACKEMLENRLQELKQALKDHFGVEMSYTKDAMGELSNYDNHPGDTATELYEREKDIALNDHLEQEMKDVQAALKRIEDGSFGICMKSGKQIPEERLLAMPTAETLVEYKPQRMTLHDRPAEEAVIHPRLEDLEGKDDEEDTEHNFYDGEDALQDLQAYGSSETPSDFVNTEKDYDYMAVNSDEEVGGAQDIENFLLADMDGKFDGVNEDHEKYEDYLEDADVKSILYDE
- a CDS encoding class I SAM-dependent methyltransferase; translation: MLTEAWTSRFFKHDDRKERDFVLKLPDAWWSRSYEYGWAASFVEADDIVLDAASGISHPFKFHLAASAKTVYACDIDSRITDDQAILEDVTKDFGPEETARLPEDLLRNIHRAEANLTSLPYEDAFFDKIFCISVMEHLDVSVQKRAWEQFSRILKPDGYVIMTFDYPTVDISILETLAELGGFEYAGPVESEMPADALFNDQWGRLYCYRAIFRKKKPPST
- a CDS encoding glycosyltransferase; translation: MQTVLIGTTVKQDPDILAAYLDSLNRLQTTESSIFYCFIDDNDDPKSSSLLSAFAAEHDAVILPSETTDSYQKDEHTHYWTEALIWKVAALKNKIISYAVEQKMDYIFFVDSDIVLHPATLEKLLASQKDIISCIFWTQWQPGTQALPQVWLMDEYEQFTHHRGESLSDTERAARHQEFLEQMRKPGTYEVGGLGACTLITREALNKGVHFGEIPNLSFWGEDRHFCIRAAALGISLFVDTHYPAFHLYRKTDLAKLPAFRWEHNWPGHNYRITKDTSNTLTLSMIVKNESGRYLERSLRSSLPAVDQAVIIDDHSTDNTAAICRKLCREYDVPLTLIENPQSGFSNEIELRKQQWQATIAAEPDWILNLDADEVLDNVFLKEKDQLLNQADLDLYSFRLFDFWDEERYREDQYWQAHLFYRPFLLRYQPVFPYEWRETPVHCGRFPENIFQLPNGISNVRIKHFGWARAEDRIRKYERYRQQDPEAIYGQKAQYESILDPDPKLIKWKEVSSFER
- a CDS encoding NUDIX domain-containing protein — encoded protein: MVDKVLAYILSNRNNTYHMLVHEHMDFPEAGLQIPGGTVAPGENLLTALHREIFEESGLRDLPDGELVASAPFLHPDKHELQHRHFFLILIKQQLPDAWDHRVFGNGADNGLVFRYRWYDIQSVPPLAASQDQFLHVVRVTIQAHPRS
- a CDS encoding trypsin-like peptidase domain-containing protein — protein: MNRDNDKPYNEYPDDQHSSSYEQENSYPDETNKGSETEEESPKYSQAIQVDEPINQPQQPKQKGKVWTSFVSGIAGGVLVLAIVAVLVFTNVISFGSNAASPATMGTNNTSTTKSSNQALATQTSTENLTNAIQDASAAVVGVENLQQADLFSESEEAGSGSGVIYKKEGGKAYVVTNHHVVDGASSLEVTLSNGQKEKATLLGSDEISDLAVLEIDGTNVDQVATFGTSDDLTVGQQAIAIGNPLGAEFAGSVTQGIISGLDRSVAVDSNNDGTEDWVTEVLQTDAAINPGNSGGALINANGEIIGINSMKIAQEEVEGIGFAIPIDVAKPIINQLESTGKVERPYIGIGAVSLDQVPQVNAQQTLNLPEDVTQGVVLAQVVESSPAADAGLQQYDVVTKIDDQDITSMVDLRSYLYSDKNIGDEVTVTYYRDGNKETTKLTLAKEQTTQSDQSTQQQQQQ
- a CDS encoding response regulator transcription factor: MSHHIIVVEDDKNIRNIVEAYLKKEGYQISVAETAELALEIADKETPDMWIMDIMLPGMDGYALCNKIRQTSEVPIIIISAKDEEIDRILGLELGGDDYLTKPFSPRELVARVKRLFKRWNPKTNQEPQPAKQMDLQAGDLQLQLGERRVYWHEAEVEVTAKEFEMLVILVQNPNRAFSRDELLTQVWGEDYFGSDRAVDDLVKRLRKKMDGIPIETVWGFGYRFRMSEA